In the genome of Pseudomonas putida, one region contains:
- a CDS encoding MFS transporter — MQIDRIAPRRWWYIMPIVFITYSLAYLDRANYGFAAASGMADDLHITPALSSLLGALFFLGYFFFQVPGAIYAEKRSVKKLIFVSLILWGGLATLTGMVQDVYLLIGIRFLLGVVEAAVMPAMLIYLCHWFTRAERSRANTFLILGNPVTILWMSVVSGYLVKHFDWRWMFIIEGLPAVLWAFIWWRLVDDRPEQAKWLAEQDKAALREALAAEQQGIKPVKNYREAFRSPKVIILSLQYFCWSIGVYGFVLWLPSILKQAAALDIVTAGWLSAVPYLGAVLAMVGVSWASDRIQKRKRFVWPPLLIAALAFYGSYSLGTEHFWWSYALLVIAGACMYAPYGPFFAIVPELLPSNVAGGAMALINSMGALGSFSGSWLVGYLNGATGGPGASYLFMCGALLVAVALTAVLNPSQQVQRSRLAPSQ; from the coding sequence ATGCAGATCGACCGAATTGCTCCGCGGCGTTGGTGGTACATCATGCCAATCGTCTTCATCACCTACAGCCTCGCCTACCTGGACCGCGCCAACTATGGTTTCGCCGCAGCCTCAGGCATGGCCGATGACCTGCATATCACCCCGGCCCTGTCGTCGCTGTTGGGGGCGCTGTTCTTTCTCGGTTATTTCTTCTTCCAGGTTCCCGGCGCCATCTATGCCGAAAAGCGCAGTGTGAAGAAGCTGATCTTCGTCAGCCTGATCCTCTGGGGTGGGCTGGCGACGCTCACAGGGATGGTCCAGGACGTCTACCTGCTGATCGGCATCCGCTTCTTGTTGGGCGTGGTCGAAGCGGCGGTGATGCCGGCCATGCTGATCTACCTCTGCCACTGGTTCACCCGGGCCGAGCGCTCGCGGGCCAATACGTTTCTGATCCTCGGCAACCCGGTGACCATTCTCTGGATGTCAGTGGTCTCCGGTTATCTGGTCAAGCACTTCGACTGGCGCTGGATGTTCATTATCGAAGGATTGCCTGCCGTGCTCTGGGCGTTCATCTGGTGGCGCCTGGTCGACGATCGCCCGGAACAGGCCAAATGGCTGGCCGAGCAAGACAAGGCCGCCTTGCGCGAGGCCCTGGCCGCCGAACAGCAGGGCATCAAGCCGGTGAAAAACTACCGCGAAGCGTTCCGCTCGCCCAAGGTGATCATCCTCTCGTTGCAGTACTTCTGCTGGAGCATCGGGGTCTACGGCTTCGTGCTGTGGCTGCCCTCGATCCTCAAGCAGGCCGCGGCATTGGACATTGTCACTGCCGGCTGGCTGTCGGCGGTGCCGTACTTGGGCGCAGTGCTGGCCATGGTGGGCGTCTCCTGGGCCTCGGACCGCATACAAAAGCGCAAACGCTTCGTCTGGCCGCCGCTGTTGATCGCCGCGCTGGCCTTCTATGGCTCCTACAGCCTGGGTACCGAGCACTTCTGGTGGTCCTACGCGCTGCTGGTGATTGCCGGCGCCTGCATGTACGCCCCCTATGGCCCGTTCTTCGCCATCGTCCCGGAGTTGCTGCCGAGCAACGTCGCAGGCGGTGCCATGGCGCTGATCAACAGCATGGGGGCCTTGGGATCTTTCTCTGGCTCCTGGCTGGTGGGCTATCTCAACGGCGCCACCGGCGGCCCCGGTGCTTCCTACCTGTTCATGTGCGGCGCGCTGCTGGTGGCCGTGGCCCTGACCGCCGTTCTCAACCCTTCGCAACAGGTGCAGCGCTCGCGCCTGGCTCCGAGTCAATAG
- a CDS encoding sugar kinase → MADLDVLCFGETMAMFVAEQCGELAQAVGFGKRIAGADSNVAIGLARLGLQVNWLSRVGADSLGAFVLASLRREGLSCDDVEIDPEHPTGFQLKARCDDGLDPQVEYFRRGSAASRLSPAVLRPSLLKARHLHATGIPPALSASCRELSHRLLDAMRACGRSISFDPNLRPSLWPNVRTMVQEINALAVKADWVLPGLEEGRVLTGRRSPEAIAGFYLEHGVQRVAIKLGAQGAYYRDAEGAEGIVAPQPVAQVVDTVGAGDAFAVGVISALLEGLDLRHAVARGNWCGSRAVQSRGDMEGLPQRFELDTFETRASA, encoded by the coding sequence ATGGCTGATCTGGACGTGCTCTGCTTCGGTGAAACCATGGCCATGTTCGTGGCCGAGCAATGCGGCGAGCTGGCCCAGGCCGTGGGGTTCGGCAAACGCATCGCGGGGGCCGACAGCAATGTGGCCATCGGCTTGGCGCGCCTGGGGTTGCAAGTGAACTGGCTGAGCCGGGTAGGCGCTGATTCTCTCGGTGCCTTCGTGCTCGCCAGCCTGCGCCGCGAGGGCCTGAGCTGTGACGACGTCGAAATCGATCCTGAACACCCCACAGGTTTTCAGCTCAAGGCCCGCTGCGACGATGGGCTGGATCCTCAGGTCGAGTACTTCCGTCGCGGTTCTGCGGCCAGTCGCCTGTCACCCGCTGTGCTACGGCCAAGCCTGCTCAAAGCGCGGCACCTGCATGCCACGGGGATTCCGCCAGCGTTGTCGGCGTCTTGCCGCGAACTTTCCCATCGCTTGCTAGATGCCATGCGTGCCTGTGGGCGGAGTATTTCCTTCGACCCGAACCTACGCCCGTCGCTGTGGCCGAACGTGCGGACCATGGTGCAGGAAATCAACGCCCTGGCGGTCAAGGCCGACTGGGTGCTGCCGGGGTTGGAGGAGGGGCGTGTGCTCACCGGCCGGCGGTCACCGGAGGCCATCGCAGGCTTCTACCTGGAGCACGGCGTGCAGCGAGTGGCGATCAAACTTGGGGCGCAAGGTGCGTATTACCGCGATGCCGAGGGCGCCGAGGGCATCGTGGCGCCGCAGCCGGTGGCCCAGGTGGTGGATACGGTGGGGGCGGGTGACGCCTTTGCCGTCGGCGTGATCAGCGCCCTGCTCGAAGGCCTCGACCTGCGTCATGCCGTGGCGCGAGGCAACTGGTGCGGCAGCCGCGCGGTGCAATCGCGCGGTGACATGGAAGGGCTGCCGCAACGCTTTGAGCTGGACACCTTCGAGACGCGCGCGAGCGCATGA
- a CDS encoding sugar phosphate isomerase/epimerase family protein translates to MYANPVSISLSSFGADTVRRQGQVAYLPLLAAAGARRVEWREELFEAWPDAAELANASGALGLESLFSTPLELWREDGSLEPEVAARLQLACQVGAVALKVSLGHYHDHCDLEALRPLLVQGTALFVENDQTVQGGRLQPLLDFFQRAANQGLALGMTFDIGNWHWQDESPLQAARAFGPWVRYVHCKAVERRKDGQLAAVPPQASDLAHWRELMRCFAPGVPRAIEYPLVSDDLLAFTREQVAQLAALEVEVCHG, encoded by the coding sequence ATGTACGCGAACCCTGTTTCCATCAGCCTGTCGAGCTTTGGCGCCGATACCGTAAGGCGCCAAGGCCAGGTCGCTTACCTGCCTCTGCTGGCTGCGGCCGGCGCGCGTCGCGTGGAGTGGCGTGAGGAGTTGTTCGAGGCATGGCCCGATGCCGCTGAACTCGCCAATGCCAGCGGTGCGCTGGGGCTGGAGAGCCTGTTCTCCACGCCGCTGGAACTGTGGCGCGAGGATGGCAGCCTGGAGCCGGAGGTGGCCGCGCGGCTGCAATTGGCCTGTCAGGTTGGCGCTGTGGCGCTGAAGGTTTCCCTTGGCCACTATCACGACCACTGCGACCTCGAGGCACTGCGCCCACTGCTGGTGCAGGGGACAGCGCTGTTCGTGGAGAACGACCAGACCGTTCAAGGCGGGCGCCTGCAGCCGTTGCTGGACTTCTTCCAGCGCGCCGCCAACCAGGGCCTGGCGCTGGGCATGACCTTCGACATCGGCAACTGGCACTGGCAGGACGAGTCACCCCTGCAGGCAGCGCGGGCCTTCGGGCCTTGGGTCCGTTACGTGCACTGCAAGGCCGTCGAGCGCCGTAAGGATGGTCAACTGGCGGCGGTTCCTCCGCAGGCGAGCGACCTGGCCCATTGGCGCGAGCTGATGCGCTGTTTCGCCCCGGGTGTGCCGCGCGCCATCGAGTACCCCCTGGTCAGTGACGATTTGCTGGCGTTCACCCGCGAACAGGTGGCACAGCTGGCCGCGCTCGAGGTGGAGGTGTGCCATGGCTGA
- a CDS encoding LacI family DNA-binding transcriptional regulator: MHAPARGRVTISEVAQAAGVSKATVSRYIGGDRQLLAEATAQRIEAVIERLGYRPNRMASALKRGRTGLIGMLLADIRNPYSVAVMHGVELACRQHGYSLVVCNTDCDDEQECLHLQALQSYNVDGLIVNTLGHHAGELASLGRELPMVLVDRQLAELQTDLVGLDNADAVEQALEHLQGQGYRDILAVTEPLDGTSSRQERVSAFQASIARRPGLRGQVLEVSCRLPEQLAGFLAGTGHGPQALFSCNGVATLEVMRHLHGRGEHPFQKLGLVALDDLDWYPLVGSGITALAQPTERIGAAAFQCLLERMQGSQLPARRLDLRAELIVRGSSRLID, translated from the coding sequence ATGCATGCGCCTGCCCGGGGGCGGGTCACCATCAGCGAGGTGGCCCAGGCTGCCGGCGTTTCCAAAGCCACGGTCTCGCGCTACATCGGCGGCGACCGGCAATTGCTCGCCGAGGCCACCGCCCAGCGTATCGAGGCTGTGATCGAGCGACTCGGTTATCGCCCCAACCGCATGGCCAGCGCGCTCAAGCGGGGCCGTACGGGCTTGATCGGCATGCTCCTGGCCGATATCCGCAACCCTTATTCCGTGGCGGTGATGCATGGCGTCGAACTGGCGTGCCGCCAGCATGGCTATAGCCTGGTGGTGTGCAATACCGATTGCGATGACGAACAGGAGTGTCTGCATTTGCAGGCGCTTCAGTCGTACAACGTCGATGGCCTGATCGTGAACACCCTCGGCCACCACGCGGGCGAATTGGCCAGCCTGGGCCGCGAACTGCCGATGGTGCTGGTGGACCGTCAACTGGCGGAGCTGCAGACCGACCTGGTGGGCCTGGACAACGCCGATGCCGTCGAACAAGCATTGGAGCACCTGCAGGGGCAGGGGTATCGCGACATTCTGGCGGTCACCGAACCGCTCGATGGCACCAGTTCGCGTCAGGAGAGGGTATCTGCGTTCCAGGCGTCCATCGCTCGGCGCCCTGGTCTTCGCGGGCAGGTTCTGGAAGTGAGCTGCCGCCTGCCAGAACAGTTGGCAGGGTTTCTGGCGGGTACTGGCCATGGCCCGCAGGCGCTGTTCAGTTGCAACGGCGTGGCGACCCTCGAGGTCATGCGGCATCTGCATGGGCGGGGCGAGCATCCGTTCCAGAAGCTGGGCCTGGTCGCCCTCGATGATCTGGACTGGTACCCCTTGGTCGGGAGCGGTATCACTGCCCTGGCCCAGCCCACCGAGCGCATTGGTGCTGCTGCATTCCAGTGCCTGCTGGAACGCATGCAAGGCAGCCAGTTACCCGCCCGTCGCCTGGACCTGCGGGCTGAACTCATCGTTCGAGGCTCCAGTCGCCTGATTGATTGA
- the phnN gene encoding phosphonate metabolism protein/1,5-bisphosphokinase (PRPP-forming) PhnN — protein MRHDASGASRLGGRLIFLIGPSGSGKDSLIDAARTQLLENGVEVARRVITRSAESRGEAAHGVSPEAFEQMRESGAFAMHWQANGLQYGIPVQVNEWLSSGRHVLVNGSRGYLPEARRRYPHLLAIRLEVAPQVLRQRLLARGRETAEQIEQRLARNALLQIGDTQGVHVLDNSTSLADTVEALLHLLTEEGVIEKGGMAPAV, from the coding sequence ATGCGACATGACGCAAGCGGTGCGTCCCGGTTGGGCGGTCGCCTGATATTTCTGATAGGACCGTCTGGATCGGGAAAAGATTCCCTGATTGATGCTGCGCGTACGCAATTACTGGAAAACGGCGTTGAAGTCGCCAGGCGCGTCATCACCCGTTCGGCCGAATCCAGAGGGGAGGCTGCCCATGGCGTCAGCCCCGAAGCGTTCGAGCAGATGCGCGAGAGCGGGGCGTTTGCCATGCATTGGCAGGCCAACGGCCTGCAATACGGTATCCCGGTGCAGGTGAATGAATGGCTGTCCAGTGGGCGTCATGTCCTGGTCAATGGATCTCGGGGCTATCTGCCGGAGGCGCGGCGGCGCTACCCGCATCTGCTGGCGATTCGCCTGGAGGTGGCGCCACAGGTGCTGCGTCAGCGCTTGCTGGCCAGAGGAAGAGAGACGGCAGAGCAGATCGAGCAGCGCCTGGCGCGCAACGCCTTGCTGCAGATCGGTGATACCCAGGGCGTGCACGTGCTGGACAACTCGACGTCCCTGGCTGACACCGTTGAGGCTTTGTTGCATCTGCTGACCGAGGAGGGGGTGATCGAGAAGGGGGGGATGGCCCCGGCTGTCTAG